From the genome of Palaemon carinicauda isolate YSFRI2023 unplaced genomic scaffold, ASM3689809v2 scaffold1177, whole genome shotgun sequence, one region includes:
- the LOC137635358 gene encoding uncharacterized protein codes for MKGTAKNPLLVERTAKSPLLMEITAKSPLLVEITAKSPLLVEQTAKSPLLVKGTTKSPLLVEGTTKSPLLIDITGKRPLLMKGTAKNPLLVEITGKSPLLVERTAKSPLLVERTAKSPLLVERTAKSPLSVEGTAKSPLLSPLLVERTGKSPLLVERTAKSPLLAKGTANSPLLVERTAKSPLLLEGTAKSPLLVERTAKSPLLVERTGKSPLLLEGTAKSPLLVERTANSPLLVERTGKSPLLLEGTAKSPLLVERTAKSPLLVERTGKSPLLLEGTAKSPLLVERTAKSPLLVERTGKSPLLLEGTAKSPLLVERTAKSPLLVERTGKSPLLLEGTAKSPLLVERTAKSPLLVERTAKSPLLVERTAKSPLLLEGTAKSPLLVERTAKSPLLVERTGQESVITGRNSQEPVISGTNCQ; via the exons ATGAAAGGAACAGCCAAGAatccgttattagtggaaagaactgccaagagtccgttattaaTGGAAATAAcagccaagagtccgttattagtggaaataacagccaagagtccgttattagtggaacaaactgccaagagtccgttattagtgaAAGGAACaaccaagagtccgttattagtggaaggAACAACCAAGAGTCCGTTATTAATTGATATAACCGGCAAGAGGCCGTTATTAATGAAAGGAACAGCCAAGAATCCGTTATTAGTGGAAATAACGGGTAaaagtccgttattagtggaacgaactgccaagagtccgttattagtggaacgaacAGCCAAGAGTCCTttattagtggaacgaactgccaagagtccgttatcAGTGGAAGGAACAGCCAAGAGTCCATTATTG agtccgttattagtggaaagaactggcaagagtccgttattagtggaaagaactgccaagagtccgttattagcgAAAGGAACAGCCaatagtccgttattagtggaacgaactgccaagagtccgttattactgGAAGGAACAGCCAAGAGCccgttattagtggaacgaactgccaagagtccgttattagtggaaagaacGGGCAAGAGTCCGTTATTACTGGAAGGAACAGCCAAGAGCccgttattagtggaacgaactgccaatagtccgttattagtggaaagaactGGCAAGAGTCCGTTATTACTGGAAGGAACAGCCAAGAGCccgttattagtggaacgaactgccaagagtccgttattagtggaaagaacGGGCAAGAGTCCGTTATTACTGGAAGGAACAGCCAAGAGCccgttattagtggaacgaactgccaagagtccgttattagtggaaagaactGGCAAGAGTCCGTTATTACTGGAAGGAACAGCCAAGAGCccgttattagtggaacgaactgccaagagtccgttattagtggaaagaactGGCAAGAGTCCGTTATTACTGGAAGGAACAGCCAAGAGCccgttattagtggaacgaactgccaagagtccgttattagtggaaagaactgccaagagtccgttattagtggaaagaactgccaagagtccgttattactgGAAGGAACAGCCAAGAGCccgttattagtggaacgaactgccaagagtccgttattagtggaaagaactGGGCAAGAGTCCGTTATTACTGGAAGGAACAGCCAAGAGCccgttattagtggaacgaactgccaatag